A genomic segment from Garra rufa chromosome 5, GarRuf1.0, whole genome shotgun sequence encodes:
- the btg4 gene encoding protein BTG4, whose translation MKEEIAATVFFIARLAKKHGKLDRVRREKFAVELTSVLFESYKNHWYPENPTRGQAFRCLRMNRAQMRDPVIERACRRSDIVYENLGLPKEMTIWVDPGEVSCRYGEKSTPFCVTQLEGQKRDGEFSRRINNAVERASSDYHSGTSSDEEGGNTSISSSVSSSVSSSNNSSLSVPEPKCIPTVSNPNSVYQFSEFGQPPPMQNWGTYPKRKPYTSEGYQQHSSSGPYPPHKSFKGYRPSYAFSGPRVDRYHWVSKNRS comes from the exons ATGAAGGAAGAGATTGCAGCAACAGTGTTTTTCATTGCAAGACTAGCGAAGAAACATGGTAAACTGGATCGTGTCAGGAGGGAGAAATTTGCTGTGGAACTAACCTCAGTGCTTTTTGAAAGTTACAAAAATCATTGGTACCCAGAAAACCCAACCAGAGGACAAGCTTTTAG GTGTCTAAGGATGAACAGAGCTCAAATGAGAGACCCGGTTATTGAGCGTGCTTGTCGCCGGAGTGACATTGTTTATGAAAATCTTGGGTTACCAAAGGAAATGACGATTTGGGTTGATCCTGGAGAGGTGTCATGCCG GTATGGTGAGAAGTCAACCCCATTTTGTGTTACCCAGCTGGAGGGTCAAAAGAGGGATGGGGAATTCTCTCGTAGGATAAATAATGCAGTGGAAAGGGCTTCGTCGGACTACCACTCTGGAACCTCCTCAGATGAGGAGGGAGGAAACACCAGCATTAGCAGTAGCGTGAGCAGCAGCGTGAGTAGCAGCAACAACAGCAGTCTTTCCGTTCCAGAGCCTAAATGCATCCCAACGGTCTCCAACCCAAACAGTGTCTACCAG TTCAGTGAGTTTGGGCAGCCTCCACCTATGCAGAACTGGGGCACATACCCTAAGAGGAAACCATATACCTCTGAGGGCTACCAGCAGCATTCCTCAAGTGGGCCATACCCGCCTCATAAGAGTTTCAAGGGCTATAGGCCATCCTACGCCTTCTCTGGTCCAAGGGTGGACCGATATCACTGGGTCAGCAAGAACCGTTCCTAG